Proteins encoded together in one Nyctibius grandis isolate bNycGra1 chromosome 1, bNycGra1.pri, whole genome shotgun sequence window:
- the VIP gene encoding VIP peptides produces MEHRGASPLLLALALLSALCWRARALPPRGAAFPAVPRLGNRMPFDGASEPDHAYGSLKSESEILQNTLPENEKFYFDLSRIIDSSQDSPVKRHSDAVFTDNYSRFRKQMAVKKYLNSVLTGKRSQEELNPAKLPDEAELLEPSFSENYDSVDELLSHLPLDL; encoded by the exons ATGGAGCACCGCGGCGCCTCCCCGCTCCTCCTCGCCCTCGCCCTCCTCAGCGCCCTCTGCTGGCGGGCGCGGGCGCTGCCCCCCCGGGGGGCCGCCTTCCCCGCCGTACCGCG ATTGGGAAACAGAATGCCATTTGATGGAGCCAGTGAACCTGACCATGCCTATGGGTCATTAAAGTCTGAATCAGAAATTTTGCAGAACACACTacctgaaaatgagaaattctaTTTTGATCTGTCCAGAATTATTGATAG CTCCCAGGACAGTCCTGTCAAACGCCACTCTGATGCTGTCTTCACTGACAACTATAGCCGCTTTCGAAAGCAAATGGCTGTGAAGAAATACTTAAACTCAGttttaactggaaaaagaag CCAGGAAGAGCTAAACCCCGCCAAACTTCCAGATGAAGCAGAACTTCTTGAaccttccttttcagaaaactaTGATTCTGTAGATGAGCTGCTGAGCCACCTCCCACTG gaTCTCTGA